A region from the Takifugu rubripes chromosome 22, fTakRub1.2, whole genome shotgun sequence genome encodes:
- the LOC105418099 gene encoding uncharacterized protein: protein MYTEGAQIAGQHRFFQRISTSAPRPCPHCVQHEQRAYGHHGVPRQMIRSSLDCRRDIQAPRVKDVGEQAFALDRVERSSHHSPQRRPVFVGLGLNSQTDELCQAYPWEFNPAQRNYPPEFGERHYLPVKEHCGCMVRHNTGTRHVNTGIPHPLPHLQVRSQGGRHRRTVRYVSVEEECCGCPKNYHLESYNPHLRHLYIPNGHCQPKTVIFDGRDERDSHEEQSWLRGVSEEFCPGRSGFFPTEVPPKHLNESRQRGPCVTIPGSATPEPSGSPANGDHRGQGSEVVKRRKTQDSVRDQIRQVVMDLEDVLGGLKQVHVEMKEVVEQIDRLTASIDLGAEVPCITHGGSSDFHGSLHPCDLRLAPPPSPKNVPVHAPRHVEEDRIILRTNSPSPVHMASVVKTSHFTPPSHTKDIGHERHGVNGHPPHLCPPRDSNHNGHIPSEHHPLNPDVKVTVANGTSNLRTHKPPPYSQNGRCGNGPTSPLKPARMSVHPGRGRHDGSVV, encoded by the exons ATGTACACGGAAGGAGCTCAGATAGCGGGACAGCACCGATTCTTCCAGCGTATCAGCACCTCCGCCCCCCGCCCCTGCCCACACTGTGTCCAGCATGAGCAGCGAGCGTATGGCCATCACGGTGTGCCCAGACAGATGATCCGCTCATCTCTGGACTGCAGGAGAGACATCCAGGCTCCTCGGGTTAAAGACGTAGGAGAGCAAGCTTTTGCATTGGACAGAGTAGAGAGAAGCAGTCATCACAGCCCACAGAGGAGGCCTGTGTTTGTGGGGCTGGGCCTTAACAGCCAGACAGACGAATTGTGCCAAGCTTACCCCTGGGAGTTTAACCCTGCCCAGCGTAACTACCCACCGGAATTTGGAGAGAGACACTACCTGCCTGTCAAAGAACACTGTGGCTGCATGGTTCGACACAACACCGGGACACGTCACGTTAATACGGGGATACCACATCCTCTCCCGCATCTTCAGGTCAGAAGTCAAGGTGGCAGGCACAGGAGGACTGTCAGGTATGTGTCTGTGGAGGAAGAATGTTGTGGATGCCCCAAGAACTACCATCTGGAGTCCTACAACCCCCATCTCAGGCATTTATACATCCCTAACGGGCACTGTCAACCAAAGACTGTTATTTTTGATGGAAGGGACGAAAGAGATAGCCATGAGGAACAAAGTTGGCTGAGGGGGGTATCGGAAGAGTTCTGTCCTGGACGCAGTGGTTTCTTTCCCACAGAGGTCCCACCAAAACACTTGAATGAAAGCAGACAGAGGGGACCGTGCGTTACTATTCCGGGCAGCGCCACTCCCGAGCCCTCCGGATCGCCTGCCAATGGGGACCACCGGGggcaggggtcagaggtggtgaaGCGGAGGAAGACCCAGGATTCAGTGAGGGATCAAATCAGACAAGTGGTGATGGATTTGGAGGATGTGTTGGGGGGTTTGAAGCAAGTTCATGTGGAAATGAAAGAG gTGGTCGAGCAGATCGATCGTTTGACAGCCAGTATCGACCTCGGTGCCGAGGTGCCGTGTATCACACATGGAGGGTCCAGTGACTTTCACGGCTCACTTCATCCATGTGACCTGAGGCTGGCCCCGCCGCCCAGTCCTAAAAACGTTCCAGTTCATGCGCCGCGGCACGTTGAGGAAGACCGTATCATCTTAAGAACCAACTCTCCTTCCCCTGTTCACATGGCATCTGTTGTCAAAACCAGCCACTTCACCCCGCCCAGCCACACCAAGGACATCGGCCATGAGCGCCATGGTGTGAACGGACACCCACCTCACCTTTGCCCTCCCAGAGACTCTAACCACAATGGCCACATTCCCTCTGAACACCATCCGCTGAACCCAGACGTAAAGGTCACAGTTGCTAACGGAACCTCTAATTTAAGAACACACAAGCCGCCTCCGTATTCTCAAAACGGCCGATGTGGGAACGGCCCAACCTCGCCTCTCAAGCCTGCGAGGATGTCCGTCCACCCAGGGAGAGGCCGTCATGACGGCAGCGTGGTGTGA